From a single Candidatus Delongbacteria bacterium genomic region:
- a CDS encoding 1-deoxy-D-xylulose-5-phosphate reductoisomerase encodes MMKRLSILGSTGSIGVNALKVFKNLSGSFKLDTITANENYKLLILQAIEYNPEKVVIVNDKYYDYVKKELSGFEIEVLAGYDSLVGVSGESDIVLNSIVGQSGLRPSLEVIKKGKDLALANKESLVMAGSILNKEAAKSGSRIIPVDSEHSAIFQALTGEDHKSVKKIVLTASGGPFFDKDIDFDLVKPEEALKHPNWSMGRKISIDSATMMNKGLELIEAVHLFGVGEEKIDVLIHPQSVVHSMVEYVDCSFIAQMGIADMKIPIQFALTFPDRKELMLPYLDLAKIRSLSFFNPDSKKFPAIDLARKAISFGGTYPVVLNGANEVFVQKFLDGKMRFSDIVKKVEKELSNHINILDPQIDAILDLNDELIERLYRDE; translated from the coding sequence ATAATGAAAAGATTATCTATACTTGGTTCAACAGGGTCGATTGGAGTAAATGCTCTAAAAGTCTTTAAAAATTTGTCTGGATCATTCAAATTGGATACAATTACTGCTAATGAAAACTATAAGCTACTTATTTTGCAAGCCATTGAATACAATCCAGAAAAAGTTGTTATTGTTAATGATAAATACTACGATTATGTAAAAAAAGAGTTAAGTGGATTTGAAATAGAAGTTTTGGCTGGATATGATAGTCTGGTTGGAGTCTCAGGTGAAAGCGATATAGTTCTAAATTCAATCGTCGGTCAGTCAGGACTACGTCCAAGTCTTGAAGTAATAAAAAAAGGGAAGGATCTGGCATTAGCCAATAAAGAATCTTTAGTTATGGCTGGTTCTATTTTAAACAAAGAAGCAGCCAAAAGTGGAAGTAGAATTATTCCAGTTGATTCAGAACATTCTGCAATATTTCAAGCACTTACAGGAGAAGATCATAAATCTGTAAAAAAAATAGTTCTTACCGCTTCAGGAGGTCCTTTTTTTGATAAAGATATCGATTTTGACCTAGTTAAACCAGAAGAAGCATTAAAACATCCAAATTGGAGTATGGGAAGAAAGATATCAATTGATTCTGCTACAATGATGAATAAGGGACTTGAACTGATTGAAGCTGTACATCTTTTTGGTGTTGGTGAAGAAAAAATTGATGTTTTAATTCATCCCCAATCAGTTGTTCACTCCATGGTTGAATACGTAGACTGTTCGTTTATTGCCCAAATGGGTATTGCTGATATGAAAATTCCAATTCAATTTGCTCTTACTTTTCCTGATCGAAAAGAGCTTATGCTTCCATATTTGGATTTAGCGAAGATAAGATCATTATCTTTTTTCAATCCAGATTCAAAGAAGTTCCCTGCAATTGATTTAGCAAGAAAAGCAATCTCTTTTGGTGGAACGTATCCGGTTGTTTTGAATGGGGCTAATGAAGTTTTCGTTCAAAAATTTTTAGATGGTAAGATGAGGTTTTCAGATATTGTAAAAAAAGTCGAAAAAGAGCTGTCAAATCATATCAATATTTTGGACCCACAAATTGATGCTATATTAGATCTGAACGACGAATTAATCGAAAGACTTTATAGAGATGAATAA